From the Spiroplasma sp. BIUS-1 genome, one window contains:
- the holA gene encoding DNA polymerase III subunit delta, whose amino-acid sequence MFFVHSNDNFLIKRQVEKLIQKANVNGDYEIFEYSLIDDSISSILEEINTYSIFSNKKIIVINDCWFVNESKVKLHKNYDVKFVEQILNTTNQEVEIIMTVNSDKFSKKLKIAKLTESTCKMLKLDEPSTDQKKQILIKKLENANIEFDQDALDLFIDKLPSDMQVFSNEINKIIALNKKLNTQLVDEITTKYHSFDTFELANCFISNDVKTFLKQWASYMEINNDIFSFLALLASNLVTLRNVLLFKSKRMNNSEIASTLQVNPYRVSKLLEQNKLDISQINDKIKVLYSLEKNIKGGIYDNKIIPEIELLKMFSF is encoded by the coding sequence ATGTTTTTTGTTCATTCAAATGATAACTTTTTAATTAAAAGACAAGTAGAGAAACTAATTCAGAAAGCCAATGTAAATGGTGATTATGAAATTTTTGAATATTCTTTAATTGATGATTCTATTTCATCTATCTTAGAAGAAATAAACACTTATTCAATCTTTTCAAACAAGAAAATCATTGTTATAAATGATTGCTGATTTGTAAATGAAAGTAAAGTAAAACTACATAAAAACTATGATGTTAAATTTGTAGAACAAATTTTAAATACAACAAATCAAGAAGTTGAAATAATTATGACTGTTAATTCAGATAAGTTTTCTAAAAAACTTAAGATAGCTAAATTAACTGAATCAACTTGTAAGATGTTGAAGTTGGATGAACCTTCAACTGATCAAAAGAAACAAATATTGATCAAAAAGTTAGAAAATGCAAATATTGAATTTGACCAAGATGCATTAGATTTGTTTATTGATAAGTTGCCAAGTGACATGCAAGTTTTTTCAAACGAAATTAACAAAATAATTGCTTTAAACAAAAAGCTAAATACTCAATTGGTAGATGAAATAACAACTAAATATCATAGTTTTGATACTTTTGAACTTGCCAATTGTTTTATTTCAAATGATGTTAAAACTTTCTTAAAACAATGAGCAAGTTACATGGAAATAAATAACGATATTTTTTCATTTTTAGCATTATTAGCAAGTAACTTGGTTACTTTGAGAAATGTATTGTTATTTAAATCAAAAAGAATGAATAACTCAGAAATTGCTTCAACACTGCAAGTTAACCCATATAGGGTTTCAAAACTGTTAGAGCAAAATAAGTTAGATATTAGTCAAATAAATGATAAAATCAAGGTGTTGTATTCTCTTGAAAAGAATATAAAAGGCGGGATTTATGATAATAAAATAATCCCAGAAATTGAACTATTAAAAATGTTTAGTTTTTAA
- the rpsT gene encoding 30S ribosomal protein S20, giving the protein MANIKSQEKRILTNEKSRLANKAFRSSVKTAIKKALTAKSEGSKDKDALINEAVSLLDKSVTKGIFKANKAAREKSRLMK; this is encoded by the coding sequence ATGGCAAATATTAAATCACAAGAAAAACGTATTTTAACAAATGAAAAATCACGTTTAGCAAACAAAGCTTTTAGAAGCTCAGTTAAAACAGCAATTAAAAAAGCATTAACTGCAAAATCAGAAGGTTCAAAAGATAAAGACGCTTTAATTAATGAAGCAGTTAGTTTATTAGATAAATCAGTAACTAAAGGAATCTTTAAAGCAAACAAAGCTGCAAGAGAAAAATCAAGATTAATGAAATAA
- a CDS encoding ComEC/Rec2 family competence protein encodes MSLFFFIPFSSYLLNPIYELLYYYSKTFTYINPITICGSFSVVFLITYFVLFKALTCFGYWKSKIRKVLIILFSLNAFTIIEVNQLSKISPSITMLNVGNGNSFLFQYKGKTILFDAGRGVGFSKNSLNEYLVYNGVRKIEAVFISHNHKDHYDQLDSVRQTYNIKNVFYNYDLKTYFRFKDLEIKNYIELGNSDENDNSQVSLVKVKNKKVLFTGDATKKREYRLLSNPDFVNEIKGGIDFLQVGHHGSKTSTSDTFIKTLKPKTCFISGHKSSLYDFPSKETIETLNNNNCKTYVTNGDSSYKYKVKSSKTIKIQKNSF; translated from the coding sequence ATGTCTTTATTTTTCTTCATTCCATTTTCAAGTTATTTATTAAATCCAATTTATGAATTACTTTATTATTATTCTAAAACTTTTACATATATTAACCCAATTACAATTTGTGGAAGTTTTAGTGTGGTTTTTTTAATAACTTATTTTGTATTATTCAAAGCTTTAACTTGTTTTGGTTATTGGAAATCAAAAATAAGAAAAGTACTTATTATATTATTTTCTTTAAATGCCTTTACGATTATTGAAGTAAATCAACTTTCTAAAATAAGTCCAAGTATAACAATGTTAAATGTTGGAAACGGTAATAGTTTTTTATTTCAATATAAAGGAAAAACAATACTATTCGATGCAGGAAGAGGGGTTGGATTTAGTAAAAACAGCTTAAATGAGTATTTGGTTTATAATGGTGTTAGAAAAATTGAAGCTGTATTTATAAGTCACAACCATAAAGATCACTATGATCAATTAGATTCAGTTAGACAAACTTACAATATAAAGAATGTATTTTATAATTATGATTTGAAAACCTATTTTAGATTTAAAGATCTAGAAATTAAAAACTATATTGAACTTGGCAATTCAGATGAGAATGACAATTCTCAAGTTTCACTTGTAAAAGTTAAAAACAAAAAAGTCTTGTTTACAGGAGATGCCACAAAGAAACGAGAGTACAGATTATTATCAAATCCAGATTTTGTAAATGAAATAAAAGGGGGAATTGATTTCTTACAAGTTGGTCATCACGGAAGTAAAACAAGTACTTCGGATACTTTCATAAAAACTTTAAAACCAAAAACTTGTTTTATATCTGGACACAAATCTTCTTTGTATGACTTTCCAAGCAAAGAAACCATTGAAACTTTAAATAATAACAATTGTAAAACATATGTTACTAATGGAGATTCTAGTTATAAATATAAAGTTAAAAGTAGCAAAACAATTAAAATACAAAAAAACTCTTTTTAA
- a CDS encoding FtsX-like permease family protein, translating to MKNSLVLKQLFFYKTINLSIFITLLICSMFTNSSLFLLLSSKEEMGSDSNMLLIFIILFGLILLISTIMITIIIGINFESRKKEIINQRLLGISNKIIFWNLLKEQLIIMIPSFVLGFVFAIILNKVLVDQLIVQGVLSDTFKVSYKFVNVFLVFLIGIVSLVFVIYTSTKKYNQLENNYKVSKKVTVKKTVLKSIFGSLFILSFLALIIFENSEVLYLFASLFFLIGLMIVLELALKLFFSITFKITKRNFMISSSIKNMQFNAGLISKIIVILVNSMVFLYFSINVIQQMSQVTYEGSENENYMKGLQFLSQYLNLVFLIFSFVVIVNGFMMYLKITNKENKVLRKLGFTNEKILMRNTIQFIFIWSIFLFLSFTTTLFISLIWNDTKTLENLWMWFVEVFCVLAIMLTIIIFDYILKIVKDNKKMKNELK from the coding sequence ATGAAGAATAGTTTAGTTTTAAAACAATTATTCTTTTATAAGACAATAAATTTAAGTATATTTATAACTCTTTTGATTTGTTCAATGTTTACAAACTCATCACTTTTCCTATTGCTTTCTTCAAAAGAAGAAATGGGAAGTGATTCAAACATGTTATTAATATTTATTATATTGTTTGGTCTAATATTGCTTATATCAACAATTATGATAACTATTATTATTGGTATTAACTTTGAAAGTAGAAAAAAAGAAATAATAAACCAAAGACTTTTGGGTATTTCAAATAAGATTATTTTTTGAAATCTATTAAAAGAGCAGTTAATTATTATGATTCCAAGCTTTGTTTTAGGTTTTGTATTTGCAATTATTCTAAATAAAGTATTGGTAGATCAACTAATTGTTCAAGGAGTTCTATCAGATACTTTTAAAGTATCTTATAAATTTGTTAATGTGTTTTTAGTTTTCTTAATTGGTATTGTTTCTTTAGTCTTTGTTATTTATACAAGTACTAAAAAATACAATCAATTAGAAAATAATTATAAGGTAAGTAAAAAAGTAACCGTTAAAAAAACAGTCTTAAAATCAATATTTGGAAGTTTATTCATACTATCATTTTTAGCTTTAATAATATTTGAAAACAGTGAAGTTTTATATTTATTTGCTAGTTTGTTCTTTTTAATAGGGCTTATGATAGTTTTAGAGCTTGCTCTTAAGTTATTTTTTAGTATAACTTTCAAGATAACTAAAAGAAACTTTATGATATCAAGTTCTATAAAAAACATGCAATTCAATGCTGGATTGATATCAAAAATCATTGTAATACTTGTTAACTCTATGGTCTTCTTGTATTTTTCAATTAATGTAATCCAACAAATGTCTCAAGTGACATATGAAGGATCAGAAAATGAAAATTATATGAAAGGGCTACAATTTTTATCTCAGTATTTAAATTTAGTGTTTTTAATCTTTAGTTTTGTAGTTATTGTAAATGGATTTATGATGTATTTAAAAATTACAAACAAAGAAAATAAGGTATTGAGAAAATTAGGATTTACAAATGAAAAAATATTGATGAGAAACACGATTCAATTTATATTTATCTGATCAATATTCTTGTTCTTGTCATTTACAACAACTTTATTTATATCGTTGATATGAAATGATACAAAAACACTTGAAAACCTTTGAATGTGATTTGTAGAAGTGTTTTGTGTTTTAGCAATAATGTTAACGATAATAATTTTTGATTACATTTTAAAAATAGTTAAAGATAATAAGAAAATGAAAAACGAATTAAAATAA
- a CDS encoding ABC transporter ATP-binding protein: MREIIKVSKVTKQNILKEINLSINEGECVSIMGNSGAGKSTLLNLMSGLEKPTTGQIFINSQVISELKEPGLTKFRTNNISYIYQDYKLIEYLTVEQNIKFIEKNNKNKINETKYLNIIKALGLTEKEHVIVESLSGGQKQRVAIARSLLGESKIIFADEPTGALDLVNTKKVLEELIVNSKKLNKTLVIVTHSPEVALKTEKIILVNNGQVTEQISTGFIDYNWLEKKLLNEE; this comes from the coding sequence ATGAGAGAAATCATTAAAGTATCAAAAGTAACTAAACAAAATATATTAAAAGAAATTAACTTATCAATTAACGAAGGGGAATGTGTATCAATAATGGGAAACAGTGGAGCTGGTAAATCAACTCTACTTAATCTAATGTCGGGTTTAGAAAAACCAACAACAGGGCAAATCTTTATTAATTCACAAGTAATAAGTGAATTAAAAGAACCTGGTTTAACAAAATTTAGAACAAACAATATTTCATATATTTATCAAGACTATAAATTAATTGAATATCTTACAGTAGAACAAAATATTAAATTTATTGAGAAAAATAATAAAAACAAAATAAATGAAACAAAATATTTAAACATAATTAAAGCTTTAGGATTAACAGAAAAAGAACATGTTATTGTTGAATCGCTGAGTGGGGGTCAAAAACAACGTGTTGCTATTGCAAGAAGTTTGCTAGGTGAATCTAAAATAATATTTGCAGATGAACCAACAGGGGCTTTGGATCTTGTAAATACCAAAAAAGTATTAGAAGAACTTATTGTTAATAGTAAAAAATTGAACAAAACTTTAGTAATAGTTACTCACTCACCAGAAGTTGCATTAAAAACTGAAAAAATAATTTTAGTTAACAACGGACAAGTAACTGAACAAATATCTACTGGATTTATTGACTATAATTGATTAGAAAAAAAACTACTCAATGAAGAATAG
- a CDS encoding valine--tRNA ligase, translated as MKELEKKYSHLDVEKDKYQMWLDQDLFKAEMDDKKPAYSIVIPPPNVTGKLHLGHAWDGSLQDLLIRFKKLNGFDTVWIPGMDHAGIATQAKVEERLREQNISRYDLGRENFIEKVWEWKEEYALTIRSQWAKLGLSLDYSKEKFTYSEELNKIVNHVFVNMYEKGLIYKGKRIINWDPKQKTALSNIEVIYKETQGGMYHFKYILSDNPNEFLQVATTRPETMFGDVCLVVNPNDERYTKYVGKTVINPSNQALMPVIADEYVEIDFGTGVMKCTPAHDINDFELGLKHNLEQINVMNDDATMNEKALEFNGLDRFEARKKLIEKLTNQGTFIKKEEITHQVGYSERSNAIVEPFISDQWFVKMDTLAKQVLDLQNSKDAINFFPNRFNETLNKWMENSHDWTISRQLWWGHQIPAWYNNETKEVYVGTNPPKDEQNWTRDQDVLDTWFSSAFWPFATMDWNPESQSEMMKRYFPVSTMVTGYDIIFFWVARMVFQSLEFTDSKPFKDVLIHGLIRDSEGRKMSKSLGNGVDPMDVIETYGADSLRYFLLTNSSPGQDLRYSEEKLTSTWNFINKIWNASRFVMMNIEKIPTNQEFDAVFDTVSGEKNQIDLWILNKLSETQKQVKEAIDKYEFTIAGKALYNFIWDDYCSWYIELAKAQVGENSLLNDKEKEFSKLTLGFVLKNILIMLHPFMPFVTEEIYQSFDLESSILKERWLEKDYSAKVEVIKPIFDIISALREFRASQNIKNSISLNAHLNLSKSAFKTVLESSINYIQMFIEKMVNCNLNIDQINESEFTSLPVNDYFLDIPNKDFFDKEKVLIETKEKIEELSKEIERSEKMLSNENFLKRAASDKVEEEKRKYEDYKKQYEILKEKLNELN; from the coding sequence ATGAAAGAATTAGAGAAAAAATATAGTCATTTAGATGTTGAAAAAGACAAATATCAAATGTGACTTGATCAAGATTTATTTAAAGCAGAAATGGATGATAAAAAACCAGCATATTCAATAGTTATACCACCACCAAATGTTACTGGTAAATTACATTTAGGACATGCTTGAGATGGTTCGCTTCAAGATTTATTAATAAGATTTAAAAAACTAAATGGCTTTGATACTGTTTGAATTCCAGGAATGGATCATGCTGGAATTGCAACTCAAGCAAAAGTAGAAGAAAGACTAAGAGAACAAAACATATCAAGATATGATTTGGGAAGAGAAAACTTTATTGAAAAGGTTTGAGAATGAAAAGAAGAGTATGCTCTAACAATTAGAAGTCAATGAGCTAAACTTGGTTTAAGTTTGGATTACTCAAAAGAGAAATTTACTTATTCAGAAGAATTAAACAAAATAGTTAATCATGTATTTGTGAATATGTATGAAAAAGGATTAATTTACAAAGGTAAAAGAATAATAAATTGAGATCCAAAACAAAAAACAGCTCTTTCAAATATTGAAGTTATTTATAAAGAAACACAAGGGGGGATGTATCACTTTAAATACATTTTAAGTGATAATCCAAACGAATTCTTACAAGTGGCTACAACACGTCCAGAAACTATGTTTGGAGACGTTTGTTTGGTTGTAAACCCAAATGATGAAAGATACACCAAGTATGTTGGAAAAACAGTTATAAATCCCTCTAATCAAGCTTTAATGCCTGTTATTGCAGATGAATATGTAGAAATTGACTTTGGAACTGGGGTTATGAAATGTACTCCAGCTCACGATATTAATGACTTTGAACTTGGTTTAAAACACAATTTAGAACAAATCAATGTAATGAACGATGATGCAACTATGAATGAAAAAGCATTAGAGTTTAATGGATTAGATAGATTTGAAGCTAGAAAAAAATTAATTGAAAAATTAACAAATCAAGGAACTTTTATTAAAAAAGAAGAAATAACTCACCAAGTAGGTTACTCAGAAAGAAGTAATGCTATTGTTGAGCCGTTTATTTCAGATCAATGATTTGTAAAAATGGATACTCTTGCAAAACAAGTATTAGATTTACAAAACTCAAAAGATGCAATCAACTTCTTTCCAAATAGATTTAATGAAACACTAAACAAGTGAATGGAAAATTCACATGATTGAACTATTTCAAGACAACTTTGATGAGGACATCAAATTCCTGCTTGATATAACAATGAAACAAAGGAAGTTTATGTAGGAACAAATCCTCCAAAAGATGAACAAAATTGAACTCGTGACCAAGATGTTTTAGATACATGATTTTCTTCTGCATTTTGACCATTTGCAACAATGGATTGAAATCCAGAAAGTCAATCTGAAATGATGAAAAGATATTTCCCAGTTTCAACAATGGTAACTGGATATGACATTATTTTCTTTTGAGTAGCTAGAATGGTATTTCAAAGTTTAGAATTCACTGATTCAAAACCATTTAAAGATGTTTTAATTCACGGTCTTATTCGTGATTCAGAAGGAAGAAAAATGTCTAAATCTCTTGGAAATGGTGTTGATCCAATGGATGTTATTGAAACATATGGAGCAGACTCACTAAGATATTTCTTACTTACAAACTCTTCTCCAGGACAAGATTTAAGATATAGTGAAGAGAAGTTAACAAGTACTTGAAACTTTATTAACAAAATTTGAAATGCTTCAAGATTTGTTATGATGAACATTGAAAAAATACCAACAAACCAAGAGTTTGATGCTGTTTTTGATACAGTTAGTGGAGAGAAAAATCAAATTGATTTATGAATTTTAAACAAACTAAGTGAAACTCAAAAACAAGTAAAAGAAGCTATTGATAAATATGAATTTACAATTGCTGGAAAAGCACTTTATAACTTTATTTGAGATGATTATTGTTCATGATATATTGAACTCGCAAAAGCTCAAGTTGGAGAAAATAGTTTATTAAATGATAAAGAAAAAGAGTTTAGTAAATTAACTCTAGGATTTGTTTTAAAAAACATTCTAATAATGTTACATCCATTTATGCCTTTTGTTACTGAAGAAATTTATCAATCATTTGATTTAGAATCTTCAATTTTAAAAGAAAGATGACTTGAAAAAGATTATAGTGCCAAAGTTGAAGTAATTAAACCAATATTTGACATTATAAGCGCTCTTAGAGAGTTTAGAGCAAGTCAAAACATTAAAAACTCAATAAGTTTAAATGCTCACTTAAATTTATCAAAATCTGCTTTTAAAACAGTATTGGAAAGCAGTATAAACTATATTCAAATGTTTATTGAAAAAATGGTTAACTGTAACTTAAATATTGATCAAATCAATGAAAGTGAATTCACTTCATTGCCTGTAAATGATTACTTCTTAGATATTCCAAACAAAGACTTCTTTGATAAAGAAAAGGTTTTAATTGAAACTAAAGAAAAAATCGAAGAACTTTCAAAAGAAATTGAAAGAAGTGAAAAAATGCTTTCAAATGAAAACTTCTTAAAAAGAGCTGCAAGCGATAAAGTAGAAGAAGAAAAAAGAAAGTATGAAGACTACAAAAAACAATACGAAATCTTAAAAGAAAAACTAAACGAATTAAACTAA
- a CDS encoding Pr6Pr family membrane protein produces the protein MFITKQNLKDWRLWYKLAVASLITIFILEMLIKGMVNIDAKGDRSPWAIFGKDSEEVIGYDYFGYVINFFSFFTIQSNILIVVWLMIGFFNHNKEGQIKPLQRTFSLSVVTFITVTALIFNFMLLPQVLTAKPNEFGEKPIPSEAGAAALWWIEQMIVHTLGPIAAVVYFLFFMKQELEFNFKSFILKDFLKMIIYPLSYLAYTLIRGELIYRSYGSNAQLAQKHNAYPYFFLEIHNKNVFNSTNESIITNGLFWLFIAAIAIIGILIGLGSLYLFVATKTSNIRKGWGNEEQKTK, from the coding sequence ATGTTTATCACAAAACAAAATTTAAAAGATTGAAGACTTTGATATAAATTAGCCGTTGCATCTTTAATAACAATTTTTATTCTAGAAATGTTAATTAAAGGTATGGTTAATATTGATGCGAAGGGTGACAGAAGTCCATGAGCTATCTTTGGTAAAGATTCAGAAGAAGTTATTGGATATGACTACTTTGGTTATGTAATTAACTTCTTTAGTTTCTTTACAATTCAATCTAATATATTAATTGTTGTATGATTAATGATTGGATTTTTCAATCATAATAAAGAAGGTCAAATAAAACCTTTACAAAGAACATTTTCTTTAAGTGTTGTAACATTTATAACAGTTACTGCATTAATATTTAACTTTATGTTATTACCTCAAGTTTTAACTGCTAAACCAAATGAGTTTGGTGAAAAGCCAATTCCTAGTGAAGCTGGTGCTGCTGCTCTATGATGAATTGAACAAATGATAGTTCATACATTAGGGCCAATAGCTGCTGTTGTTTACTTCTTATTCTTTATGAAACAAGAATTGGAGTTTAACTTTAAAAGTTTCATTTTAAAAGATTTTCTTAAAATGATAATTTATCCATTATCATACTTAGCATATACTTTAATTCGTGGAGAATTGATCTACAGAAGTTATGGTTCTAATGCTCAATTAGCACAAAAACATAATGCTTATCCATATTTCTTCTTAGAAATACATAATAAAAATGTATTTAATTCAACAAACGAAAGTATTATTACTAACGGATTATTCTGATTATTTATAGCTGCAATTGCAATTATAGGTATTTTAATTGGTCTAGGGAGCCTTTACCTATTTGTTGCTACAAAAACAAGCAATATTAGAAAGGGATGAGGGAATGAAGAACAAAAAACAAAATAA
- a CDS encoding DegV family protein, which translates to MKIAILTDSSFGLKSNIKDLYIIPLSINLNAEKSIKDDDKLTDKEFLKIINTHIKTSQSPYGELENMIENILKDYDQLIICGIAKALSGQYNSYLSFANQDKFKDKVFVIDSDGVSIILEKQIKDIRYLIDKGLTSQEIKDFIEKDKKNYECYIIPRKWTTMVASGRISKLKGLIASTLKVSVVLKVADEKIVLDSKQRSFLIGIKYILSELKSKVKDLKVIDVACGIFEQDIIDKVKDIIKSFDLEINLWSDLTKSIMINTGEQTMAFCAWR; encoded by the coding sequence ATGAAAATAGCTATATTAACCGATTCATCTTTTGGTTTGAAATCAAACATTAAAGATTTATATATTATCCCCCTTTCAATTAATTTGAATGCGGAAAAGTCAATTAAAGATGATGATAAATTAACAGATAAAGAGTTTTTAAAGATAATAAATACACATATCAAGACTAGTCAAAGCCCTTATGGTGAATTAGAAAATATGATTGAAAACATCTTAAAAGACTATGATCAACTAATAATTTGTGGAATTGCAAAAGCACTTTCAGGACAATACAATAGTTACTTATCTTTTGCTAATCAAGATAAATTCAAAGATAAGGTATTTGTGATTGACAGTGACGGAGTAAGTATTATTTTAGAAAAGCAAATCAAAGATATTAGATATTTGATTGACAAAGGTTTAACTTCTCAAGAAATTAAAGATTTCATTGAAAAAGATAAGAAAAACTATGAATGCTATATAATCCCAAGAAAATGAACTACAATGGTTGCTAGTGGAAGAATAAGTAAACTAAAAGGACTTATAGCTTCTACTTTAAAAGTATCTGTTGTTTTAAAAGTGGCAGACGAAAAAATAGTTTTAGATAGCAAGCAAAGAAGCTTCCTTATTGGAATTAAATACATTTTAAGTGAATTAAAATCAAAAGTTAAAGACCTAAAAGTAATTGATGTTGCATGTGGAATATTTGAACAAGATATTATCGATAAAGTAAAAGACATTATTAAGAGTTTTGATTTAGAAATAAATCTTTGATCTGATTTAACAAAATCTATTATGATAAACACCGGGGAACAAACTATGGCATTTTGTGCTTGAAGATAA
- a CDS encoding DUF1295 domain-containing protein, with the protein MDINYNFIGYLFAVCMVLNLFFFIIAYTFKSDVFTDITYALTFLISTTIIFAWKQNFSIIQILIYACVVVWSIRLGSYLFKRIIKIKHDKRFDNIRNSFFKFLGFWVLQAVSVFLIVMPACFALTIPEKYFDNKNYLSFVFILIALLGLVFETIGDEQKSKFYKNKKKDFIDTGLWKISRHPNYFGEMVFWLFITIGFLTNFIMTNSDNLNSYYYLLWLLSPLYIICLLLFVSGVPILERNAFKKLKDNQDYQEYIRKTSVVFPWIGKKGYTKKVKKMQNEK; encoded by the coding sequence ATGGATATTAATTACAATTTTATTGGCTATTTATTTGCAGTATGTATGGTTTTGAATTTATTTTTCTTTATCATTGCATATACTTTTAAGTCAGATGTATTTACAGATATAACGTATGCTTTAACATTTTTAATTTCAACAACAATTATATTTGCTTGAAAACAAAACTTTTCAATTATACAAATTTTAATTTATGCTTGTGTTGTTGTTTGATCAATTAGACTTGGTTCTTATTTATTTAAAAGAATAATAAAAATAAAACATGACAAAAGATTTGACAATATCAGAAACTCGTTTTTTAAATTTTTAGGATTTTGAGTTTTACAAGCTGTTTCAGTTTTCTTAATTGTAATGCCAGCTTGCTTTGCATTAACTATTCCAGAAAAATATTTTGATAACAAAAACTATTTAAGTTTTGTATTTATCTTAATAGCTTTACTTGGATTAGTTTTTGAAACAATAGGTGATGAACAAAAATCTAAATTCTATAAAAACAAAAAGAAAGATTTTATTGACACTGGACTTTGAAAAATATCAAGACATCCAAATTATTTTGGAGAAATGGTATTTTGATTATTCATCACAATTGGTTTCTTAACAAACTTTATAATGACAAACTCTGATAATTTAAACTCATATTATTATTTATTGTGATTGCTTTCACCATTATACATAATTTGTTTATTGTTATTTGTTTCTGGAGTTCCAATTCTAGAAAGAAATGCATTCAAAAAATTAAAAGATAATCAAGATTATCAAGAATACATTAGAAAAACAAGTGTAGTATTTCCTTGAATTGGTAAAAAGGGATATACAAAAAAAGTTAAGAAAATGCAAAATGAAAAATAA